The proteins below are encoded in one region of Manduca sexta isolate Smith_Timp_Sample1 unplaced genomic scaffold, JHU_Msex_v1.0 HiC_scaffold_3782, whole genome shotgun sequence:
- the LOC115453862 gene encoding probable peroxisomal acyl-coenzyme A oxidase 1: protein MPARRSITHDGPDILVKCVFGLFQYTPISEDDVRQLQRIYEDLLQKIRPNAIGLVDAFDFRDEILNSTLGAYDGRVYERLMEEALKSPLNKEPVNRSFHMYLKPFMQGNCDCGLCKKCVEIVLL from the exons ACGGTCAATAACGCACGATGGACCTGACATTCTAGTAAAATGTGTATTTGGTTTGTTCCAGTACACACCAATAAGTGAAGATGATGTTCGACAACTGCAGCGCATTTACGAAGATCTTCTGCAGAAGATACGGCCGAATGCGATTGGTTTGGTCGACGCATTCGATTTTAGAGATGAG ATCCTGAACTCGACCCTCGGCGCGTACGACGGTCGCGTGTACGAGCGTCTGATGGAGGAGGCACTGAAGAGTCCTCTCAACAAAGAGCCCGTCAACCGCAGCTTCCACATGTACCTCAAGCCCTTCATGCAGGGAAACTGTGATTGTGGTTTGTGTAAAAAGTGTGTTGAAATTGTATTACTATAA